Proteins from a single region of Catenulispora acidiphila DSM 44928:
- a CDS encoding DUF4209 domain-containing protein yields MDECSEEFIPAELADVTDRPFEPYVHDQQNAEVLALVLDSAHATSTLRWNVVDDIRREGADAGLDPEGPEIRELVLAMAYGLRLSARGEPSGCALGPLSGSGANAYPPAVPDVDDEVVSLWRDLAEKVQHPGAKARLNDLLFLRRDGNPYIRATTAIDAYLADVDVTAEADLTQAQGLVRAWDLTRSVGDLAREAKVRSAMLSAAENTMKGESKWPGVVLPLIGALSTKPKESKKASRGGPAGAGDDARIDALLEEAWRAYEEGWLRSELADYLRRRAQTPDETQAANRREAQAYIDEALSRPGLVRLSILESAVRVARDYGLTDLVERATALMQAIPKADLGLVVMSTSVSIPPDYIERWLAPFTNYSDWRFGLEYFLSTDCPSGDLATLKSQTEQIAKTTGFLLAISSMKLNADGLPRWTSTPDDGGYADRLSETANHYAMNRGRLLATGLVRMAERYGVPSESELMVTLSRRGAADSTIAASVARAFIHFWNEDYEACVHVAAARFESVARLLLRELDEGIYRTQAADTPGGYPGLYALLKKLDELALDESWAYFLRWLLAAPEGPNLRNEIAHGFVTRIGPGYAALILRALTLLSTVVAPQPQEWAEEKDGIHPLVTSIADPAAPRSREDLLKLLGKPVPVAAVWPARPGVVGRLARGGATATRVAAVALAALSRRLEGGG; encoded by the coding sequence ATGGACGAATGCTCCGAGGAATTCATTCCCGCCGAACTTGCCGACGTGACAGACCGGCCCTTTGAGCCGTATGTCCACGATCAACAGAATGCCGAAGTACTGGCTTTGGTGCTCGACAGTGCGCATGCGACGAGCACCCTGCGATGGAATGTCGTCGACGACATTCGGCGAGAGGGGGCAGACGCTGGTCTGGATCCGGAAGGTCCGGAGATCAGAGAGCTGGTACTCGCGATGGCTTACGGTCTTCGGTTGTCGGCCAGGGGCGAGCCGTCGGGCTGCGCTCTGGGCCCGTTGTCGGGATCGGGGGCGAACGCCTATCCGCCTGCCGTGCCGGACGTGGACGATGAGGTCGTCTCGCTCTGGCGTGACCTTGCCGAGAAGGTGCAGCATCCGGGCGCCAAGGCCCGTCTCAACGACCTGCTGTTCCTGCGGCGCGACGGCAACCCGTATATCCGGGCCACGACAGCGATCGACGCGTACTTGGCCGACGTCGATGTCACCGCCGAAGCAGATCTGACCCAAGCCCAGGGTCTTGTGCGTGCATGGGACCTTACTCGTAGCGTCGGTGACCTGGCTCGCGAGGCCAAGGTGCGGAGCGCGATGTTGAGCGCGGCTGAGAACACCATGAAGGGCGAGTCGAAGTGGCCCGGTGTCGTGCTGCCGCTTATCGGAGCGCTGTCCACCAAGCCGAAGGAATCCAAGAAGGCCTCGCGCGGTGGCCCGGCCGGTGCAGGAGATGACGCACGTATCGATGCCCTGTTGGAGGAGGCATGGCGGGCTTATGAAGAGGGCTGGCTTCGGTCTGAACTTGCCGACTATTTGCGTAGGCGTGCACAGACGCCGGATGAGACGCAAGCTGCCAATCGGCGTGAGGCCCAGGCGTATATTGATGAAGCACTGTCCCGTCCAGGCCTTGTCCGGCTTTCTATCCTTGAGTCCGCAGTGCGGGTCGCGCGCGACTATGGGCTGACAGATTTGGTCGAACGGGCGACCGCTCTCATGCAGGCGATCCCCAAGGCAGACCTGGGTCTCGTGGTCATGTCCACGTCCGTGTCGATCCCTCCTGACTACATCGAGCGGTGGCTTGCGCCGTTCACCAACTACTCGGATTGGCGCTTCGGGCTTGAGTACTTCCTGAGCACAGACTGCCCTTCTGGTGATCTTGCGACGTTGAAGAGTCAGACCGAGCAAATCGCCAAGACCACCGGCTTTTTGTTGGCGATCTCTAGCATGAAGTTGAACGCCGACGGTCTTCCCCGATGGACCTCGACGCCGGATGACGGGGGATATGCGGATCGGCTTTCCGAGACGGCGAACCACTATGCGATGAATCGAGGCCGGCTTCTCGCGACGGGCCTCGTTCGCATGGCGGAACGATACGGGGTGCCGAGTGAGTCTGAACTCATGGTGACGCTTTCGCGTCGTGGCGCGGCTGATTCGACGATCGCGGCAAGCGTCGCGAGGGCATTTATCCATTTCTGGAACGAAGATTACGAAGCCTGCGTTCATGTCGCGGCGGCAAGATTCGAATCCGTGGCACGGCTTCTACTCCGAGAGCTCGACGAAGGCATCTATCGAACGCAGGCTGCGGACACGCCGGGCGGATACCCGGGATTATACGCTCTCCTGAAGAAGCTGGATGAGCTGGCCCTCGACGAGTCGTGGGCCTACTTCCTCCGCTGGTTGTTGGCCGCGCCCGAAGGCCCCAACCTTCGGAACGAGATCGCTCACGGGTTCGTGACCAGGATCGGTCCCGGGTACGCGGCGCTGATCCTTCGTGCATTGACTCTGTTGTCCACGGTTGTCGCGCCGCAGCCGCAGGAGTGGGCGGAAGAGAAGGACGGTATTCATCCGCTGGTGACGAGCATCGCCGATCCAGCGGCACCGCGGAGCCGCGAGGATTTGCTAAAACTGCTCGGAAAGCCGGTGCCGGTTGCGGCGGTCTGGCCGGCGCGACCAGGTGTCGTAGGGCGCCTCGCCCGAGGAGGCGCGACGGCGACTCGCGTGGCGGCTGTGGCTCTGGCAGCGCTCTCCCGCCGGCTGGAGGGCGGAGGCTGA
- a CDS encoding helix-turn-helix domain-containing protein, with protein sequence MSSADDPPDPRLLALGLRIRTLREARQLSLEELAHLSDMSFRGLIYIEHGRRNAGVLTLLKIAEGLRVSPKDLFDGEAHECQNEGGSA encoded by the coding sequence GTGTCATCTGCCGACGATCCACCCGACCCGCGACTGCTTGCGCTCGGCCTGCGCATCCGGACGCTTCGTGAGGCGCGGCAGTTGAGTTTGGAGGAACTCGCCCACCTCAGCGACATGAGTTTTCGCGGACTGATCTATATCGAGCATGGACGTCGCAATGCGGGCGTGCTGACCCTCCTAAAGATCGCCGAAGGATTGCGTGTGTCGCCCAAGGACCTGTTCGATGGTGAAGCTCACGAATGCCAGAACGAGGGCGGGTCCGCGTAG
- a CDS encoding tyrosine-type recombinase/integrase, which translates to MSGIRSSSGIIKTLDGITIYPPVHDDDPWRAAYYDRDGRRKYRQAVDEDGLARKLDPVKRRLAGLPDLTRFEAASGADLIAYYLSPDRLPTDRQWSSSYRADQERFGRKAREVIGEVPCRAIETWHMQQIVNRANTATTGARMRTFISGLIKVGSSVGFLTEPLPTVVHWQAGDRPRPTPRARICGESSDFIDMASLPRHQDVSALALATQQKRLCLWWRELMPYVAAYSGIRRGEMLALSADDVDSTRRTIAVLRKVIEVNGKQTIELPKNGIIRTTLFPEMAPDGYRLADMLARRISEARAERDAGSNPNALLFPARGGKYMYACSFYSSIAEPAFAAAGWRTPESGRRWTWHTLRHVFCTTALVEWKLDLPDISKLAGHSTIRITSDRYVGAVTGTLERAFERTQVKRTMD; encoded by the coding sequence GTGAGCGGCATCCGGAGCAGCAGCGGGATCATTAAGACCCTCGATGGCATCACCATCTATCCTCCGGTGCACGACGACGACCCGTGGCGCGCCGCCTATTACGATCGCGACGGTAGGCGCAAGTATCGCCAGGCCGTCGACGAGGACGGGCTGGCGCGCAAGCTCGATCCGGTCAAGCGCCGGCTCGCGGGTCTCCCCGACCTCACCCGGTTCGAGGCAGCGTCAGGCGCCGACCTCATCGCTTACTACCTCTCTCCCGACCGGTTACCGACTGACAGGCAGTGGTCGAGCTCCTATCGAGCAGATCAGGAGCGATTCGGAAGGAAGGCGCGCGAGGTGATCGGCGAGGTGCCGTGCCGAGCCATCGAGACGTGGCATATGCAGCAAATCGTCAACCGCGCAAATACCGCGACTACGGGCGCCCGGATGCGAACGTTCATCTCAGGGCTGATCAAGGTCGGCAGCAGCGTGGGGTTCCTCACTGAGCCATTGCCGACTGTCGTCCACTGGCAGGCCGGCGATCGTCCTCGCCCCACTCCGAGAGCGCGGATCTGCGGAGAGAGCTCCGACTTCATCGACATGGCCTCGCTACCGCGCCATCAGGATGTGTCGGCACTCGCCTTGGCCACACAGCAGAAGAGGCTATGCCTCTGGTGGCGTGAGTTGATGCCGTACGTCGCGGCCTACTCAGGTATCCGACGCGGCGAAATGCTCGCGCTTTCGGCCGACGACGTGGATTCGACAAGACGCACGATCGCCGTCCTGCGGAAGGTCATCGAAGTCAACGGCAAGCAGACCATCGAGCTACCGAAGAACGGCATCATCCGCACGACCCTGTTCCCTGAGATGGCGCCGGACGGCTACCGTCTCGCCGACATGCTCGCCCGTCGTATCAGTGAGGCGAGAGCTGAACGGGACGCCGGTTCCAATCCCAACGCGCTACTCTTCCCCGCCAGAGGCGGCAAGTACATGTACGCCTGCAGCTTCTACTCGTCCATCGCAGAGCCAGCATTTGCGGCGGCTGGATGGCGCACTCCCGAGTCAGGCCGTCGTTGGACTTGGCACACACTCCGGCACGTCTTCTGCACCACTGCGCTCGTCGAATGGAAGCTCGACCTACCCGACATTTCCAAGCTCGCCGGACACTCCACCATCCGCATCACATCGGACAGATACGTCGGCGCTGTGACTGGGACCCTTGAACGAGCCTTCGAGCGAACTCAAGTCAAACGGACCATGGACTGA
- a CDS encoding type II toxin-antitoxin system VapC family toxin, with product MTTFERGQNLVGVQYYLDSNVLIDFLDNTQTPSDISNLLRFWTEGWIGLARTDVVDTERTDGQDDETVARRLAETADFPETYGPAVWGHSRWDRSYYATGEDEMRLNAVFAMLFPGKDRNAANKNDLRDAMHVSTAIRYAGYAFVTSDIKLVKKDSVIQNLSGSAGMRIWTPTQALSETRSRVAAMRKLHSLLPERGPLPEWPAEADIGQGANGGVE from the coding sequence GTGACAACATTCGAGCGCGGTCAGAACCTTGTCGGAGTCCAGTACTACCTCGACAGCAACGTCCTCATCGACTTCCTGGACAACACTCAGACCCCGTCGGACATCAGCAACCTCCTGAGGTTTTGGACCGAAGGTTGGATTGGGTTAGCCCGTACTGACGTTGTGGACACCGAGCGGACCGATGGCCAAGATGACGAGACCGTCGCGAGACGCCTGGCTGAGACGGCTGACTTCCCAGAGACGTACGGACCCGCAGTATGGGGCCACTCCCGGTGGGACCGCAGCTATTACGCGACCGGGGAAGACGAGATGCGACTTAACGCCGTGTTCGCGATGCTATTTCCGGGTAAGGACCGGAATGCAGCGAACAAGAACGATTTGCGGGACGCAATGCACGTGTCCACCGCAATCCGCTACGCGGGATACGCCTTCGTCACTAGCGATATAAAGCTTGTCAAGAAGGACTCTGTCATCCAGAACTTGTCAGGCTCAGCTGGCATGCGAATCTGGACTCCAACTCAAGCTCTCAGTGAAACACGAAGCCGGGTCGCCGCGATGCGGAAGTTGCACAGCCTTCTGCCTGAACGCGGTCCACTTCCCGAATGGCCTGCAGAGGCTGATATCGGCCAGGGAGCGAACGGCGGCGTTGAGTAA
- a CDS encoding RNA ligase (ATP), with protein MSTLRVTAEPLTIHGHPDADALELAQVGLYRAVVAKGAYRTGDFAIYIPEQSVLPAGLIEELGLTGRLAGSGKDRVRAIRLRGELSQGIVCRPKALAGVDLAAAHAAGEDFAELLGVVKWVPPVPVTMSGDVVSAADLLPWTDIENIARYPGIFEPGEPVSATEKVHGTCCLLTYLAQTGEYLVSSKGFGSKYLALVESDKNLYWRTARAHGVPEAAAKIAEAYGARRVGIYGEVYGKGVQDLAYGANAQSTPGFAAFDVCLDVEGTVRWLGAPEWSQALKDTGIDIPLVPTLYEGPYDEALLLALASGKETVSGTSAHIREGIVVRSQQEHGNAVVGSRTIGKIVSAEYVTRSGGTEYE; from the coding sequence ATGTCGACCCTGCGAGTCACCGCCGAACCCCTGACGATCCACGGTCACCCTGACGCCGACGCGTTGGAGTTGGCGCAGGTCGGGCTCTACCGCGCCGTTGTGGCCAAGGGCGCCTACCGGACCGGTGACTTCGCGATATACATCCCCGAGCAGTCCGTGCTTCCGGCCGGGCTGATCGAGGAGCTGGGACTGACCGGGCGGCTGGCGGGGTCGGGCAAGGACCGGGTGCGGGCGATCCGGCTGCGCGGGGAGCTGTCGCAGGGCATCGTGTGCCGGCCGAAGGCGCTGGCGGGGGTCGATCTGGCTGCCGCGCACGCTGCCGGGGAGGACTTCGCCGAGCTGCTGGGCGTCGTGAAGTGGGTGCCGCCGGTGCCGGTCACCATGTCCGGGGACGTGGTCTCCGCCGCCGACCTGCTGCCGTGGACCGACATCGAGAACATCGCGCGCTATCCCGGGATCTTCGAGCCCGGCGAGCCGGTGTCCGCGACCGAGAAGGTGCACGGAACGTGCTGCCTGCTCACGTACCTGGCCCAGACCGGCGAGTATCTGGTGTCGTCCAAGGGCTTCGGGTCCAAGTACCTGGCTCTGGTCGAGAGCGACAAGAACCTGTACTGGCGGACCGCGCGCGCCCACGGAGTCCCGGAAGCCGCCGCGAAGATCGCCGAAGCCTACGGCGCGCGCCGGGTCGGCATCTACGGCGAGGTCTACGGCAAGGGCGTGCAGGACCTCGCGTACGGCGCCAACGCCCAGAGCACACCGGGCTTCGCCGCGTTCGACGTCTGCCTCGACGTCGAGGGCACCGTGCGCTGGCTCGGCGCCCCGGAATGGTCCCAGGCGCTGAAGGACACCGGCATCGACATCCCGCTGGTGCCCACGCTCTACGAAGGCCCTTACGATGAGGCGCTGCTGCTGGCTCTGGCCTCCGGCAAGGAGACCGTCAGCGGCACGAGCGCCCACATCCGCGAGGGCATCGTCGTGCGCTCGCAGCAGGAGCACGGCAACGCGGTGGTGGGGAGCCGCACGATCGGCAAGATCGTGTCGGCAGAGTACGTGACGCGCAGCGGGGGGACCGAGTATGAGTGA
- a CDS encoding polynucleotide kinase-phosphatase, which translates to MSDPTTTELPLAAPELPLAVPELSLVVLIGSSGSGKSTFARKHFRPTAIVSSDACRGIVSDDENDQSATPEAFALLHHIAGVRLRRGLLTVVDATNVQTKAREALVKLAREHDVLPIAIVLDIPERVCVDRNAERADRADLPARVISRQRRELRSGLRNLAREGFRKVHVLKSVEEVDQAVIAYEKAYNDKRELTGPFDVIGDVHGCRSELETLLTTLGYALLRDDLGRPVDAVHPEGRTAVFVGDLVDRGPDTPGVLRLAMGMVEAGNALCVTGNHENKLVRALDGRKVKVAHGLAESLAQLDAEDEDFRKRVRAFCDGLISHYVLDGGKLVVAHAGLKEEFHGRASGRVRSFAMYGETTGETDEFGLPVRYPWANDYRGTAMVLYGHTPVLNLEWVNNTLCLDTGVVFGGKISALRYPEREPVSVPAEQVWYEPVRPLAATTFASGAGVVRRDPGVLDLDDVLGRRTVEARHLGRVTVQEENAAAALEVMSRFAVDPRWLVYLPPTMAPCGTSTLPGFLEHPAQAFAAYREEGVGELLCEEKHMGSRAVVVVARDADAARARFGVEDGSTGAVHTRTGRPFFDRPAQIEAVLARVRSAADAAGLWSELETDWLLLDCELLPWSAKAMGLLRDQYAAVGAAARVSLTAATAALEAAAARGLEVAELAGRQERRLADAVAFTTAYGRYCWPVDGLEGLRLAPFQILASQGTNHAVTKGNDWHIALADRLAAADPEFFTRTERRVVDLADEASVAEATAWWQTMTAAGGEGMVVKPLHGFAPGPRGPVQPGVKCRGPEYLRIIYGPEYLEPANLDRLRNRSLGRKRSLASREYALGLESVERFVSGEPLWRVHEAAFAVLALESEPVDPRL; encoded by the coding sequence ATGTCTGACCCGACCACCACCGAGCTGCCCCTCGCGGCGCCCGAGCTGCCCCTCGCCGTCCCCGAGCTGTCCCTGGTCGTCCTGATCGGCAGCAGCGGCTCCGGCAAGTCCACCTTCGCCCGCAAGCACTTCCGCCCCACCGCGATCGTGTCCTCCGACGCCTGCCGCGGCATCGTCTCCGACGACGAGAACGACCAGTCCGCGACCCCCGAGGCCTTCGCGCTCCTGCACCACATCGCCGGCGTGCGCCTGCGCCGCGGGCTGCTGACCGTCGTCGACGCCACGAACGTGCAGACCAAGGCACGCGAGGCGCTGGTGAAGCTGGCGCGGGAGCACGACGTGCTGCCGATCGCGATCGTGCTGGACATCCCCGAGCGGGTCTGCGTGGACCGCAACGCTGAGCGCGCGGACCGTGCGGACCTGCCCGCGCGCGTGATCTCCCGGCAGCGGCGCGAGCTTCGCAGCGGCCTGCGGAACCTGGCGCGCGAGGGCTTCCGCAAGGTGCACGTCCTCAAGAGCGTCGAAGAGGTCGACCAGGCCGTCATCGCCTACGAGAAGGCGTACAACGACAAGCGGGAGCTCACCGGTCCCTTCGACGTCATCGGCGACGTCCACGGCTGCCGCTCCGAGCTCGAGACCCTGCTGACCACGCTCGGCTACGCCCTGCTGCGCGACGACCTCGGACGTCCCGTCGACGCCGTGCACCCCGAGGGCCGCACCGCGGTCTTCGTCGGCGACCTGGTCGACCGCGGCCCGGACACGCCCGGCGTGCTGCGGCTGGCGATGGGCATGGTCGAGGCCGGCAACGCGCTGTGCGTCACCGGGAACCACGAGAACAAGCTGGTGCGCGCGCTCGACGGCCGGAAGGTGAAGGTCGCCCACGGCCTGGCCGAATCGCTGGCGCAGCTGGACGCCGAGGACGAGGACTTCCGCAAGCGGGTCCGCGCCTTCTGCGACGGGCTGATCAGCCACTACGTCCTGGACGGCGGCAAGCTGGTCGTCGCGCACGCCGGACTCAAGGAGGAGTTCCACGGACGCGCCTCCGGGCGGGTCCGCTCCTTCGCGATGTACGGGGAGACCACCGGCGAGACCGACGAGTTCGGGCTGCCGGTGCGCTACCCGTGGGCGAACGACTACCGCGGCACGGCGATGGTGCTCTACGGGCACACGCCGGTGCTGAACCTGGAGTGGGTCAACAACACGCTGTGCCTGGACACCGGCGTGGTGTTCGGCGGCAAGATCAGTGCTCTGCGATACCCGGAGCGCGAGCCGGTGTCGGTGCCGGCCGAGCAGGTCTGGTACGAGCCGGTGCGTCCGCTGGCGGCGACGACGTTCGCCTCCGGCGCCGGCGTGGTGCGGCGCGACCCCGGCGTGCTGGACCTGGACGACGTGCTCGGCCGCCGGACCGTCGAGGCGCGCCACCTGGGCCGGGTGACGGTGCAGGAGGAGAACGCCGCGGCGGCGCTGGAGGTGATGAGCCGCTTCGCGGTGGACCCGCGCTGGCTGGTCTACCTGCCGCCGACCATGGCGCCGTGCGGCACCTCCACGCTGCCGGGCTTCCTGGAGCACCCGGCGCAGGCGTTCGCGGCGTACCGGGAGGAGGGCGTCGGGGAGCTGCTGTGCGAGGAGAAGCACATGGGCTCCCGCGCGGTGGTCGTGGTCGCCCGCGACGCCGACGCCGCGCGGGCCCGCTTCGGCGTCGAGGACGGCAGCACCGGCGCGGTCCACACGCGCACCGGCCGCCCGTTCTTCGACCGTCCCGCGCAGATCGAGGCGGTCCTGGCGCGGGTGCGCTCCGCGGCCGACGCCGCCGGGCTCTGGTCGGAGCTGGAGACGGACTGGCTGCTGCTGGACTGCGAGCTGCTGCCGTGGTCGGCGAAGGCGATGGGGCTGCTGCGCGACCAGTACGCGGCGGTCGGCGCGGCGGCGCGGGTGTCGCTGACGGCTGCCACGGCGGCGCTGGAGGCTGCCGCGGCACGCGGGCTGGAGGTCGCGGAGCTGGCCGGGAGGCAGGAGCGGCGGCTCGCGGACGCGGTCGCGTTCACGACCGCCTACGGCCGGTACTGCTGGCCGGTGGACGGTCTGGAAGGACTGCGCCTGGCGCCGTTCCAGATCCTGGCTTCGCAGGGCACGAACCACGCCGTGACCAAGGGCAACGACTGGCACATCGCGTTGGCCGACCGCCTGGCCGCCGCCGACCCGGAGTTCTTCACCCGCACCGAGCGGCGCGTGGTGGACCTGGCCGACGAGGCATCGGTCGCCGAGGCGACGGCGTGGTGGCAGACCATGACCGCGGCCGGCGGCGAGGGCATGGTGGTCAAGCCGCTCCACGGCTTCGCCCCCGGCCCGCGCGGCCCGGTCCAGCCCGGCGTGAAGTGCCGAGGCCCGGAGTACCTCCGCATCATCTACGGCCCGGAGTACCTGGAACCGGCGAACCTGGACCGCCTCCGCAACCGCAGCCTGGGCCGCAAGCGCTCCCTGGCCTCCCGCGAATACGCCCTCGGCCTGGAGTCGGTGGAACGCTTCGTCAGCGGCGAGCCCCTGTGGCGCGTGCACGAGGCGGCCTTTGCCGTCCTGGCGCTGGAGTCCGAGCCGGTGGACCCGCGGCTGTAG
- a CDS encoding 3' terminal RNA ribose 2'-O-methyltransferase Hen1, giving the protein MLLTITATPPPGAEWPATDLGFLLHKNPDRVQAFDVTYGKAHVFYPAAGPQECTAALLLEVDPIALVRGRGRNAPDFALSQYVNDRPYAASSLLASALGNVFRTALRGRCDQRPDLAATALPLRVEVPALICREPQLAVELFEPLGWTVAAEPVALDPAFPEWGASRYTSLTLTGTLRLSEALSHLFVLLAALDGAKHYWVASDEVDKLVRAGEGWLGAHPLRGMIARRYLARRQPLVREALARLAEVDDVEPEVLDNAVGFDGEPVQESAPDAVPAKERKLSLATARREAVVETLHEAEASRVLDLGCGEGALLRDLLKDKAFTEVVGIDVSARALQIAARKLHVDRLPDRVKARLTLRQGALTYTDARLAGYDAAVLMEVIEHVDAHRLPALEHAVFRAAHPRAVVVTTPNVEYNARYETLEAGRFRHSDHRFEWTRAEFRAWAERVAAAHGYDVRFKPVGEVDPELGPSTQLALFTLAKSPTNENLTNENLTNENLTNDNPKEASADV; this is encoded by the coding sequence ATGCTCCTGACGATTACCGCGACGCCGCCGCCCGGCGCCGAGTGGCCGGCCACCGACCTGGGCTTCCTGCTCCACAAGAACCCCGACCGGGTCCAGGCCTTCGACGTGACCTACGGCAAGGCCCATGTGTTCTATCCAGCCGCCGGTCCTCAGGAGTGCACCGCCGCGTTGCTGCTCGAGGTGGATCCGATCGCCCTGGTGCGCGGCCGCGGCCGCAACGCCCCGGACTTCGCGCTCTCGCAGTACGTCAACGACCGGCCCTACGCGGCGTCCTCGCTGCTGGCCTCCGCCCTCGGGAACGTCTTCCGCACCGCCCTGCGCGGCCGCTGCGACCAGCGCCCGGACCTGGCCGCCACCGCCCTGCCGCTGCGCGTCGAGGTCCCGGCGCTCATCTGCCGCGAACCGCAGCTGGCGGTCGAGCTCTTCGAGCCGCTGGGCTGGACGGTCGCGGCCGAGCCGGTCGCCCTGGACCCGGCGTTCCCCGAATGGGGCGCCTCGCGCTACACGAGCCTGACCCTCACCGGCACCCTGCGCCTGTCCGAGGCGCTGTCGCACCTGTTCGTCCTGCTGGCCGCCCTCGACGGCGCCAAGCACTACTGGGTCGCCAGCGACGAGGTCGACAAGCTGGTCCGCGCCGGCGAGGGCTGGCTCGGCGCCCACCCGCTGCGCGGCATGATCGCCCGCCGCTACCTGGCCCGGCGCCAGCCGCTGGTCCGCGAGGCGCTGGCACGGCTGGCGGAGGTGGACGACGTCGAGCCGGAGGTACTGGACAACGCGGTGGGGTTCGACGGCGAGCCGGTGCAGGAATCCGCTCCGGACGCCGTCCCGGCGAAAGAACGCAAGCTGTCGCTGGCCACCGCCCGCCGCGAAGCCGTCGTCGAGACCCTGCACGAGGCCGAAGCCTCGCGGGTCCTGGACCTCGGCTGCGGCGAGGGCGCACTGCTGCGCGACCTGCTGAAGGACAAGGCGTTCACCGAGGTCGTCGGCATCGACGTCTCGGCGCGCGCCCTCCAGATCGCCGCCCGCAAGCTCCACGTCGATCGGCTGCCCGACCGCGTCAAGGCCCGCCTGACCCTGCGCCAGGGCGCGCTGACCTACACCGACGCGCGGCTCGCCGGCTACGACGCCGCGGTCCTGATGGAGGTCATCGAGCACGTCGACGCCCACCGCCTCCCCGCGCTCGAGCACGCCGTCTTCCGCGCCGCGCACCCCCGCGCGGTCGTGGTGACCACGCCGAACGTCGAATACAACGCGCGCTACGAGACCCTGGAGGCCGGCCGCTTCCGGCACAGCGACCACCGGTTCGAGTGGACGCGTGCGGAGTTCCGCGCCTGGGCCGAACGGGTCGCCGCGGCGCACGGTTACGACGTCCGCTTCAAGCCCGTCGGCGAGGTCGACCCGGAGCTCGGGCCGTCCACGCAGCTCGCGCTGTTCACTCTCGCCAAGAGCCCGACCAACGAAAACCTGACCAACGAGAACCTGACCAACGAGAACCTGACCAACGACAACCCGAAGGAGGCCTCGGCAGATGTCTGA
- a CDS encoding RNA 2'-phosphotransferase produces the protein MNEKNMIRLSKRMSSWLRHHPEAIGLEMDGAGWVRVDELLAKAAARGQAFSRAQLEEVVAENTKKRFEFDETETLIRARQGHSIPVELGYATAEPPEVLFHGTAQNTLTLIWRDGLLPMKRHAVHLSPDKETAVKVGSRHGKPAVLAVAAARMHAEGYTFFVTGNGVWLTDAVPAEYLREVPALG, from the coding sequence ATGAATGAGAAGAACATGATCCGCTTGTCGAAGCGGATGTCGAGCTGGCTGCGCCACCACCCCGAGGCGATCGGCCTGGAGATGGACGGCGCGGGGTGGGTGCGGGTGGACGAGCTGCTCGCCAAGGCGGCGGCGCGCGGGCAGGCTTTCAGCCGGGCCCAGTTGGAAGAAGTCGTCGCCGAGAACACCAAGAAGCGCTTCGAATTCGACGAGACCGAGACGCTCATCCGGGCCCGTCAGGGTCATTCGATACCGGTCGAACTCGGCTATGCGACGGCTGAGCCGCCGGAGGTGCTGTTCCACGGGACGGCGCAGAACACGCTCACACTGATCTGGCGCGACGGGCTGCTCCCGATGAAACGCCATGCGGTGCACCTCTCGCCGGACAAGGAGACGGCCGTGAAGGTCGGATCCCGGCACGGCAAGCCGGCGGTCTTGGCCGTCGCCGCCGCGCGCATGCACGCCGAGGGCTACACGTTCTTCGTGACGGGGAACGGTGTGTGGCTGACCGACGCCGTGCCGGCGGAGTACCTGCGCGAGGTTCCGGCGCTCGGCTGA
- a CDS encoding RNA polymerase sigma factor translates to MLAHTGCGHARFEEGYGLAWGDLDSALAAARRGEERGFAELWHGLHPPLLRYLRAVVGDAAEDVASETWLQAAKDVRGYRGDAAGFRVWLFRVARHRALDELRKTSRRKEDNGDVAEYVTDWPAPDDTEQAAAEREDTERALRLIARLPKDQAEAVLLRVVAGLDVAQTAKVLDKRDGAVRIAAMRGLKRLAAILAEQQADGVGHDTGDGGGMEGTGDAGSGRAGRGSRTVKGAEYG, encoded by the coding sequence GTGCTCGCGCACACAGGGTGCGGGCACGCACGGTTCGAGGAGGGGTACGGCTTGGCCTGGGGCGATCTGGATTCCGCCCTGGCCGCGGCCCGCCGCGGCGAGGAGAGGGGATTCGCAGAGCTTTGGCACGGCCTGCACCCGCCGCTGCTGCGCTACCTGCGCGCCGTGGTCGGCGACGCCGCCGAGGACGTGGCCAGCGAGACCTGGCTCCAGGCAGCCAAGGACGTGCGCGGGTATCGTGGCGACGCGGCGGGGTTCCGCGTCTGGCTGTTCCGGGTGGCGCGCCACCGCGCCCTGGACGAGTTGCGCAAGACCTCCCGCCGCAAGGAGGACAACGGGGACGTGGCCGAGTACGTCACCGACTGGCCGGCGCCCGACGACACCGAGCAGGCCGCCGCCGAGCGCGAGGACACCGAGCGCGCTTTGCGGCTGATAGCCCGGCTGCCCAAGGACCAGGCCGAGGCGGTGCTGCTGCGGGTGGTCGCCGGGCTGGACGTGGCGCAGACCGCCAAGGTGCTGGACAAGCGCGACGGCGCGGTGCGGATCGCGGCGATGCGCGGGCTCAAGCGGCTCGCGGCGATCCTGGCCGAGCAACAGGCCGACGGCGTCGGCCACGACACGGGGGACGGCGGGGGGATGGAGGGCACCGGGGACGCGGGGAGCGGCAGGGCCGGCCGGGGCTCGCGCACGGTGAAGGGTGCGGAGTATGGCTGA